GCCTCCTCCAAAGACGCCCGGAACTCTGtgcgtcgggggggggggggggtccaagctCTCCGCCTCCCCCAACCGGGACCCCAATGCATGGGGGGGGCCGCCTCTGGACAGCCCGTCCCGCATCAGTTGAACTCCCGCCCGCCCCCTCGGCTGAGCCGCTGGCTGGATGCCCGCGGGCCCCTCCCGGCCCCGCGTTGCTGCGCCCAGGCCCACCTGAGAAGGTCCAGCGGACGGTGAAGCCGAAGGTGGGCTGCTCCGAGGGGCCGGCGAGGTGCAGGGCGCCGTAGAGGGGCGACTCGCGGGGGCGCTGGTGGGCCGCGGCCACCCGCGTCAGGTAGGTGCCGTTGAAGGCGCCGGCGCTGTCGGGGGGGTCGAGCACCATCACGGAGCCCAGGTCGTTCTGCCACGTGCCGGTCAGGGGGGACTGCGCGGGGAGAGCGAGGGCGTGAGGGGCGCCCCTTCTCCTCCGCGGCCAGAACGCCGCCAGGGCGGGCCGAGGACGGGGCCCCGCTCGCCTGCTGGCAGAAGCCGCCCCGACGGCGCGGGAAGGGGCCCTGCTCCCCCCGCCCGCCGCGGGACGAGGGGCCGCGCccggcccgccgcccgccgccgcgcCCCTCCGCCCACCTGGCCTTGCGCTTCGGCCGCCCGCCCGACGGGCAGGACGCGACAGCCGGAGAAGATGGGGCAGAGCAGCGCCACCAGCCGCACGAGAGACGGGCGCCCCATGATCCTGCCGGG
This genomic window from Eublepharis macularius isolate TG4126 chromosome 8, MPM_Emac_v1.0, whole genome shotgun sequence contains:
- the LOC129334468 gene encoding avidin-like yields the protein MGRPSLVRLVALLCPIFSGCRVLPVGRAAEAQGQSPLTGTWQNDLGSVMVLDPPDSAGAFNGTYLTRVAAAHQRPRESPLYGALHLAGPSEQPTFGFTVRWTFSDSTTVFVGQRLVDAAGEERLDTAWLLRERADSPDDAWKATRVGGNTFTRLK